A single genomic interval of Arthrobacter globiformis harbors:
- the mfd gene encoding transcription-repair coupling factor, giving the protein MSSKGQSPTGQPSNGLPLNGLRGALHADRTFARVQAEAARSFSVRSEDYQISAPAGLRPVLLAEMADGLLNAAENDGPAADHAAPGVVLAVTATGREAEDLAAALRAYLPANAVAEFPSWETLPHERLSPRSDTVGRRLSVLRRLAHPEDPAHSDSARHPDGAAHPENAAHSDSARHPDGAAHPENAAGPLRVVVAPVRAVVQPIVAGLGELVPVTLKVGQEVPFNDVIRNLAAAAYSRVDMVTHRGEFAVRGGILDVFPPTEDHPIRVEFFGDEVDQMRWFAVADQRSLSAPGVHHPTELHAPPCREILITPSVMSRAATLKSQLPPAADMLEKIAGGIAVEGMESLAPVLVDAMVPFMEQLPAGSISVVIEPEKVRTRAHDLAATNEEFLEAAWSTASDGGTAPLDLSSQASAALHSASFRSLAETRSAALGHEVSWWSITSLATDEELTPDIDVLNLHAREPRGYQGDVAEMMDFIGSHVRDQWRIVVATEGPGPAQRLAELFHDADIPCARVDTLDHEPQAGIIEVTTAAVGRGFVLDGLKLGLLTEADLLGRTSAGSTKDMRRMPSKRRNAVDPLQLVAGDHVVHEQHGIGRFVELIQRKVAGGGDGVREYLVLEYAASKRGAPGDRLFVPTDQLDQVTRYVGGDTPALSKMGGADWASTKSKARRAVKEIAGELIRLYSARMASRGHAFAPDTPWQRELEEAFPYVETPDQLTTINEVKADMEREIPMDRLVSGDVGYGKTEIAVRAAFKAVQDGKQVAVLVPTTLLAQQHYETFTERFSGFPLRVKPLSRFQASKEAKETAEGVKNGSVDVVIGTHRLLSKDFEFKDLGLVIVDEEQRFGVEHKEALKKMRTNVDVLAMSATPIPRTLEMSLTGIRETSTLATPPEERHPVLTYVGPYTDKQTSAAIRRELMREGQVFLVHNRVSTIEKTAAKIRELVPEARVEVAHGKMSESRLEQMIVDFWEKRFDVLVCTTIIETGLDISNANTLIVDGADKYGLSQLHQLRGRVGRGRERAYAYFLYPSEKPLGEVALERLKAVATHNELGAGMQLAMKDLEIRGAGNLLGGEQSGHIQGVGFDLYIRLVGEAVAEYRGEAEEKAAEMKIELPVNAHLPHDYVPGERLRLEAYRKLASALTNEDIDEVLAELVDRYGEPPLPAQNLVAVARFRVGAREAGLSDVALQGNFIKFSPAQLPESKTMRLNRMYPGAQSKPALDAVLIPKPKTAKIGGRDLQDAEILAWADGVIRNIFSDAPVPAEATKG; this is encoded by the coding sequence ATGAGCTCCAAAGGCCAGAGCCCCACCGGCCAGCCCTCTAACGGCCTGCCCCTCAACGGCCTGCGCGGCGCCCTTCATGCGGACAGGACGTTCGCCCGGGTGCAGGCCGAGGCGGCGCGGAGCTTCAGCGTCCGCAGCGAGGACTACCAGATCAGCGCCCCGGCAGGTTTGCGGCCCGTGCTCCTGGCGGAGATGGCGGACGGCCTGCTGAACGCAGCGGAAAATGACGGCCCCGCCGCGGATCACGCCGCGCCGGGGGTGGTCCTGGCCGTCACCGCCACGGGACGCGAGGCCGAGGATCTTGCCGCCGCGCTCCGCGCCTACCTGCCGGCCAACGCCGTGGCCGAGTTCCCCAGCTGGGAAACCCTCCCGCACGAGCGACTGTCCCCGCGTTCGGACACGGTGGGCCGCCGCCTGTCGGTCCTGCGGCGCCTGGCGCATCCTGAAGACCCAGCCCACAGTGATAGCGCAAGGCACCCTGATGGCGCAGCCCACCCGGAAAACGCAGCCCACAGTGATAGCGCAAGGCACCCTGATGGCGCAGCCCACCCGGAAAACGCAGCCGGCCCCCTCCGCGTGGTGGTGGCCCCGGTCCGGGCCGTGGTCCAGCCGATCGTGGCCGGCCTGGGGGAACTGGTTCCGGTGACGCTGAAGGTCGGCCAGGAGGTCCCGTTCAATGACGTGATCCGTAACCTCGCGGCCGCCGCTTACTCCCGGGTGGACATGGTCACGCACCGCGGCGAATTTGCCGTCCGCGGCGGCATCCTTGACGTGTTCCCACCCACCGAGGACCACCCCATCCGGGTGGAGTTCTTCGGCGACGAGGTGGACCAGATGCGCTGGTTCGCCGTCGCTGACCAGCGCTCGCTGTCCGCCCCCGGCGTGCATCACCCCACCGAACTCCACGCCCCGCCCTGCCGGGAAATTCTCATTACCCCCTCGGTCATGTCCCGGGCTGCCACGCTGAAGTCCCAGCTTCCCCCGGCTGCGGACATGCTGGAGAAGATCGCCGGCGGCATTGCCGTGGAGGGCATGGAATCCCTGGCGCCTGTGCTGGTGGACGCGATGGTCCCGTTCATGGAGCAGCTGCCCGCAGGGTCCATCTCGGTGGTCATCGAACCTGAGAAGGTCCGCACCCGCGCCCACGACCTCGCGGCCACGAACGAGGAGTTCCTGGAAGCAGCGTGGTCCACGGCCTCCGACGGCGGGACCGCGCCGCTGGACCTGAGTTCGCAGGCCTCAGCCGCCCTGCATTCCGCCAGCTTCCGGTCGCTGGCCGAGACCCGCTCTGCGGCGCTGGGGCATGAGGTGTCCTGGTGGTCCATCACGTCGCTGGCCACGGACGAGGAACTGACGCCGGACATCGACGTGCTCAATCTTCACGCCCGCGAACCGCGCGGCTACCAGGGCGACGTGGCAGAAATGATGGACTTTATCGGTTCGCACGTGCGGGACCAGTGGCGGATCGTGGTGGCCACCGAAGGCCCGGGCCCGGCGCAGCGCCTGGCCGAACTGTTCCACGACGCCGACATTCCCTGCGCCCGGGTGGACACACTGGACCACGAACCCCAGGCGGGGATCATCGAGGTGACCACTGCCGCCGTCGGACGCGGTTTTGTCCTGGACGGACTGAAACTCGGTCTCCTGACCGAGGCCGACCTGCTGGGCCGCACCTCCGCAGGCTCCACGAAGGACATGCGCCGCATGCCGTCCAAACGGCGGAACGCCGTGGATCCGCTGCAGCTGGTGGCCGGCGACCATGTGGTGCACGAACAGCACGGCATCGGCCGGTTCGTGGAACTGATCCAGCGTAAGGTGGCCGGGGGCGGTGACGGCGTCCGCGAGTACCTCGTGCTGGAGTACGCGGCATCGAAGCGCGGTGCGCCGGGGGACAGGCTGTTCGTGCCCACCGACCAGCTGGACCAGGTGACCCGCTACGTCGGCGGCGACACGCCCGCGCTCAGCAAAATGGGCGGCGCGGACTGGGCCAGCACCAAGTCCAAGGCGCGCCGGGCGGTCAAGGAAATCGCCGGTGAGCTCATCCGGCTCTACTCGGCCCGGATGGCCTCTCGCGGCCATGCCTTCGCGCCGGACACGCCGTGGCAGCGCGAGCTGGAGGAGGCCTTCCCCTACGTGGAGACCCCGGACCAGCTCACCACCATCAACGAGGTCAAGGCCGACATGGAGCGGGAGATCCCCATGGACCGGCTGGTCTCCGGCGACGTCGGCTACGGCAAGACCGAGATCGCCGTCCGCGCGGCCTTCAAAGCGGTGCAGGACGGCAAGCAGGTGGCGGTACTGGTGCCCACCACGCTGCTGGCCCAGCAGCACTATGAAACGTTCACTGAGCGGTTCTCCGGCTTCCCGCTGCGCGTCAAGCCGCTGTCCCGGTTCCAGGCGTCCAAGGAAGCCAAGGAAACGGCCGAGGGCGTGAAGAACGGCTCCGTGGACGTAGTGATCGGCACGCACCGGCTGCTGTCCAAGGACTTTGAATTCAAGGACCTGGGCCTGGTGATCGTGGACGAGGAGCAGCGCTTCGGCGTCGAGCACAAGGAAGCGCTGAAGAAGATGCGCACCAATGTCGACGTCCTGGCCATGAGTGCTACCCCGATTCCGCGGACCCTGGAGATGTCCCTGACCGGCATCCGCGAAACGTCCACACTGGCCACCCCGCCGGAGGAGCGCCACCCCGTGCTCACCTATGTGGGCCCGTACACCGACAAGCAGACGTCCGCTGCCATCCGCCGCGAACTGATGCGCGAGGGCCAGGTGTTCCTCGTCCACAACCGCGTGTCCACGATTGAAAAGACCGCAGCCAAAATCCGCGAACTCGTCCCCGAAGCCAGGGTCGAGGTGGCACACGGCAAGATGTCCGAGAGCCGCCTGGAGCAGATGATCGTGGACTTTTGGGAGAAGCGCTTCGACGTCCTCGTGTGCACCACCATCATCGAAACGGGCCTGGACATCTCCAACGCCAACACCCTGATTGTGGACGGCGCGGACAAGTACGGCCTGTCGCAACTCCACCAGTTGCGCGGACGCGTCGGCCGCGGACGCGAACGCGCCTACGCCTACTTCCTCTACCCCTCCGAGAAGCCCCTGGGCGAGGTGGCGCTGGAACGGCTGAAGGCCGTGGCCACCCACAACGAACTCGGCGCGGGCATGCAGCTAGCCATGAAGGACCTGGAAATCCGCGGCGCCGGCAACCTGCTGGGCGGTGAACAGTCCGGCCACATCCAGGGCGTCGGCTTCGACCTCTACATCCGGCTGGTGGGCGAGGCCGTGGCCGAGTACCGCGGTGAAGCCGAGGAGAAGGCCGCCGAGATGAAGATCGAGCTGCCCGTGAACGCGCACCTGCCGCACGACTACGTGCCGGGGGAGCGGCTGCGGCTGGAGGCCTACCGGAAGCTGGCGTCGGCACTCACCAACGAAGACATCGACGAAGTCCTCGCCGAGCTCGTGGACCGCTACGGCGAGCCGCCACTGCCCGCACAGAACCTCGTCGCCGTGGCACGCTTCAGGGTGGGTGCCCGCGAAGCCGGGCTCTCCGACGTCGCCCTGCAGGGGAACTTCATCAAGTTCTCCCCGGCGCAGCTGCCCGAATCGAAGACCATGCGGCTCAACCGCATGTACCCGGGCGCGCAGTCCAAGCCCGCCCTCGACGCCGTTCTGATCCCCAAGCCAAAGACGGCAAAGATCGGCGGCCGTGACCTGCAGGACGCCGAAATCCTGGCTTGGGCCGACGGCGTCATCCGCAACATCTTCTCGGACGCCCCTGTCCCCGCCGAAGCCACGAAGGGCTAG
- a CDS encoding metal-dependent hydrolase, which yields MGGHHAASGAAAWVAIASTGPYTLGWYPLDATGVLIGGMATAGTALVCDWDHRSSTVAHSLPPLSNVIAVGIENASGGHRQGTHSVLGAAMFVLLAAVAAQIQVDTPWGVLSVGAGLLCMFMINIAAKALKLFPKSGWITNWVFALVMAGLVTWFAPDQWTWLPMSMLIGVVVHIVGDMVTTGGVPLLWPLMIKPPRFLRRLWVLRNFWRPNGAFSIPLLGRAGSRREWLVLIPVSGYAMVGMCLAAWSLADTHFPAALALAGRLASSLLGLT from the coding sequence ATGGGAGGACATCACGCCGCGTCAGGGGCCGCGGCGTGGGTGGCGATTGCCTCGACGGGGCCATACACCCTGGGCTGGTATCCGCTGGACGCCACCGGAGTGCTGATCGGCGGCATGGCGACGGCGGGCACCGCCCTCGTGTGCGACTGGGACCACCGCTCCAGCACAGTGGCGCATTCGCTGCCGCCGCTGTCCAACGTGATCGCGGTCGGCATCGAGAATGCCAGCGGCGGCCACCGACAGGGTACGCATTCGGTGCTGGGGGCGGCCATGTTCGTGCTGCTCGCCGCAGTTGCGGCGCAGATTCAGGTGGACACGCCGTGGGGCGTGCTGTCCGTCGGCGCCGGGCTGCTGTGCATGTTCATGATCAACATCGCCGCCAAGGCCCTGAAGCTGTTTCCGAAGTCCGGCTGGATCACCAACTGGGTCTTCGCCCTGGTCATGGCCGGCCTGGTGACTTGGTTTGCGCCCGACCAGTGGACGTGGCTGCCCATGTCCATGCTGATCGGCGTCGTGGTCCACATTGTGGGGGACATGGTGACCACGGGGGGTGTTCCGCTTCTCTGGCCGCTGATGATCAAACCGCCAAGGTTCCTGCGCCGGTTGTGGGTGTTGAGGAACTTCTGGCGGCCCAACGGCGCCTTCTCCATCCCGCTGCTGGGCCGGGCCGGGTCGCGGCGGGAGTGGCTGGTGCTGATTCCGGTGAGCGGCTACGCCATGGTGGGAATGTGCCTGGCGGCCTGGTCGCTGGCCGACACGCATTTTCCTGCGGCGCTGGCACTGGCCGGCCGGCTGGCCAGCAGCCTGCTCGGACTAACCTGA
- a CDS encoding DMT family transporter, translating to MADRGPTRTTARRASVVDALLLTVAVAWGSTYWVAKELVTQDTVLAVLTVRMLLTAAALGLILVMMRKRLKKTEAVVGGILGLLLSTVFTFETFGIAATSATNAGLIISLTIVMTPVLETVVGKRKLSRLFYLAAVVAIAGVYFLATGGAAASFGFGDLLILLAAIARAVHVTGMHRLSARRSIDSLNLTFVQMATCGLVFLIMSSLWGTPITTYAGSMNWSSVLQMAYLVTVCTVFPFFIQMWAVRKTSPTRVSLLLGTEPVWAAVIGVTLAGDVLGPTGICGVVLVLAGTMWGQRLELRTPRRAPDADREPRKVRVSG from the coding sequence GTGGCTGATCGCGGCCCCACCCGGACCACAGCAAGGCGGGCATCCGTTGTGGACGCACTGCTGCTCACCGTCGCCGTGGCCTGGGGCTCGACGTACTGGGTAGCAAAGGAATTGGTCACCCAGGACACGGTGCTGGCAGTTCTCACTGTCCGCATGTTGCTGACCGCCGCCGCGCTTGGCCTGATTCTCGTCATGATGCGGAAACGCTTGAAGAAGACCGAGGCGGTGGTCGGTGGCATTCTTGGCCTGCTGCTTTCCACCGTCTTCACTTTCGAAACCTTCGGCATCGCCGCGACCAGCGCGACCAACGCCGGGCTCATCATCAGCCTGACCATCGTGATGACGCCGGTCCTGGAAACCGTCGTCGGTAAGCGAAAGCTGAGTCGGTTGTTCTACTTGGCCGCGGTGGTTGCGATTGCCGGCGTGTACTTCCTTGCCACGGGCGGCGCCGCCGCATCCTTCGGATTCGGCGATCTGCTGATCCTGCTGGCCGCCATTGCACGTGCGGTACACGTGACCGGGATGCATCGGCTCTCTGCACGCCGCAGCATCGACTCGCTGAACCTGACCTTCGTGCAGATGGCCACCTGCGGGCTGGTGTTTCTCATTATGTCCAGTCTCTGGGGCACGCCAATCACGACTTATGCCGGAAGCATGAACTGGTCCTCGGTACTCCAGATGGCCTACCTCGTAACCGTATGCACTGTGTTTCCGTTCTTCATTCAGATGTGGGCGGTACGCAAGACTTCCCCCACCAGGGTGAGCCTCCTGCTCGGAACCGAGCCGGTATGGGCAGCGGTCATCGGCGTGACACTGGCCGGCGATGTTTTGGGCCCTACCGGCATTTGTGGTGTGGTGCTGGTGCTGGCCGGCACCATGTGGGGGCAAAGGCTGGAACTAAGGACTCCACGGCGAGCACCTGACGCCGACCGTGAACCACGGAAAGTCCGGGTCTCAGGTTAG
- the deoC gene encoding deoxyribose-phosphate aldolase has protein sequence MSNETSARTGTATSPAGTPGEGSDASGIASFIDHTLLKPEASEAEILKVCAEAAEYKFKSVCVNPVWVKTVKTALKGTGVLTCSVVGFPLGATPGDVKAFEARGAVLDGADEVDMVINIAAARASDKGALVDDIRAVAEAVHQGEAILKVIIETALLSDDQKVLACEAAVEAGADFVKTSTGFNGGGATVEDVALMRSTVGPDLGVKASGGVRSLEDAQAMIAAGATRIGASSGIAIVKGEQGSSAY, from the coding sequence ATGAGCAACGAGACAAGCGCCCGGACGGGCACCGCGACCAGCCCCGCAGGAACTCCCGGGGAGGGTAGCGACGCGTCGGGCATCGCTTCCTTCATTGACCACACGCTGCTGAAGCCGGAGGCCAGCGAGGCGGAAATCCTCAAGGTGTGTGCCGAGGCCGCCGAGTACAAATTCAAGTCGGTGTGCGTGAACCCGGTGTGGGTCAAGACGGTGAAGACAGCGCTCAAGGGCACCGGTGTGCTCACGTGTTCCGTGGTGGGTTTCCCGCTGGGCGCCACGCCCGGCGACGTCAAGGCGTTCGAGGCCCGCGGGGCCGTGCTGGACGGCGCCGACGAAGTGGACATGGTCATCAACATCGCTGCGGCCAGGGCTTCGGACAAGGGCGCCCTGGTGGACGACATCAGGGCCGTCGCCGAGGCCGTCCACCAGGGCGAGGCGATCCTCAAGGTCATCATCGAGACTGCCCTGCTCAGCGATGACCAGAAGGTTCTGGCCTGCGAAGCGGCCGTAGAGGCCGGCGCCGACTTCGTCAAGACCTCAACGGGCTTCAACGGCGGAGGCGCCACCGTCGAGGATGTGGCCCTCATGCGGAGCACAGTGGGCCCGGATTTGGGGGTCAAGGCCTCCGGAGGCGTGCGTTCCCTCGAGGACGCACAGGCTATGATTGCTGCAGGTGCAACACGTATTGGCGCCAGCTCCGGTATTGCAATCGTCAAAGGCGAACAGGGTTCGTCTGCGTACTGA
- a CDS encoding FAD-dependent oxidoreductase produces the protein MSAPAQFPSTATAPSTGSYSDPARDAASKIVIAGAGPAAQALVAQLAAAQFSGTVTVLSSRDDATEDLLELAALPFVSVRFGQPASHIDATAKVVTTADGMEFGYDQLVIATGSAPVDSPVDGADRCLSYSTIDDAATIGHAVKEVTRVLGRRPLGILVGTGPAAGQAEAVLRARGVRPVRTTARPAAVVPTLAGSMLPAAGVVFEDGSRMNGDLVVLAEDRTPRDGLAAAAGVETAASGGIVVGRDFRSSVPGIWAIGDAAAFDGVRLGLLVASGSAAGACAAELMAELSVGQLATAA, from the coding sequence ATGTCCGCTCCGGCACAGTTTCCGTCCACCGCCACCGCCCCCTCCACCGGTTCATACTCTGATCCGGCCCGCGACGCCGCTTCGAAGATCGTCATCGCCGGTGCAGGCCCGGCCGCCCAGGCTCTCGTGGCCCAGCTGGCCGCAGCGCAGTTCTCCGGAACCGTCACAGTGCTGAGCAGCCGCGACGACGCCACCGAGGACCTGCTGGAACTGGCCGCCCTGCCGTTCGTCTCCGTACGCTTCGGCCAGCCGGCCAGCCACATCGACGCCACCGCCAAGGTGGTCACCACCGCCGACGGCATGGAGTTTGGCTACGACCAGCTGGTCATCGCCACCGGCTCTGCCCCGGTGGACTCACCGGTCGACGGCGCGGACCGCTGCCTCAGCTACTCCACCATCGACGATGCAGCCACGATCGGCCATGCCGTCAAGGAAGTCACCCGGGTCCTGGGCCGCAGGCCGCTGGGCATCCTGGTAGGCACCGGCCCCGCCGCCGGGCAGGCCGAAGCGGTGCTCCGCGCCCGCGGCGTCCGGCCGGTCCGCACCACCGCCCGGCCCGCCGCCGTGGTACCAACGCTTGCCGGCTCCATGCTGCCGGCCGCCGGCGTCGTGTTCGAGGACGGCAGCCGCATGAACGGCGACCTCGTGGTCCTCGCCGAGGACCGCACGCCCCGGGACGGCCTCGCAGCCGCCGCCGGCGTAGAGACTGCGGCGTCCGGCGGGATCGTCGTCGGCCGTGACTTCCGCTCCTCCGTGCCGGGCATCTGGGCCATCGGGGATGCGGCAGCGTTCGACGGCGTGCGGCTGGGTCTGCTGGTGGCGTCCGGGTCCGCTGCCGGCGCCTGCGCCGCCGAGCTCATGGCGGAGCTTTCCGTGGGGCAACTGGCCACGGCTGCATAG
- a CDS encoding uroporphyrinogen-III synthase, whose translation MNVLAPTETAPAETALSETAPEAAAEAPLEGFRIGVTSHRRSRDLIEALERRGAEVLHAPALKIAPVNEDISLIEDTKAIIAAKPDLCIATTAYGMRRWCEAADASGIGEELLETLGACRMFVRGPKARGAVRAAGLADVGISSDETTATLVDMLLAEGVRGKTVAVQLHGYTDVRQLERLRMSGATVLTVTPYRWVKPDGADRLPRLIEAACSGNLDVLTFTSAPAVDAMWSTAHEMGLYKQLVESLKTTVTTAVVGPVTAQPLLDAGITPLVPERFRMGALIRLVCEHLALNHVRRLDTRSGNVELRGRSLRIDGEPVEIAPAPLLLLRALLGAGGAVLSRESLSELLELRGSVHALDMTVSRLRSSLPDGKLVETVVKRGYRIRV comes from the coding sequence ATGAATGTACTAGCCCCCACTGAAACAGCACCCGCCGAAACCGCCCTCAGCGAAACAGCGCCGGAGGCGGCCGCCGAAGCCCCGCTGGAGGGTTTCCGGATCGGCGTCACGTCCCACCGCCGTTCGCGGGACCTCATCGAGGCCCTGGAACGCCGCGGCGCCGAGGTCCTGCACGCCCCGGCACTGAAGATCGCCCCCGTGAACGAGGACATCAGCCTCATCGAGGACACCAAGGCGATCATCGCGGCCAAGCCCGACCTCTGCATCGCCACCACCGCCTACGGCATGCGCCGCTGGTGCGAGGCGGCAGACGCTTCGGGGATCGGTGAGGAGCTGCTGGAAACCCTGGGCGCCTGCCGGATGTTCGTCCGCGGACCCAAGGCCCGCGGCGCCGTGCGCGCCGCCGGCCTGGCCGACGTCGGAATCAGCAGCGACGAGACCACCGCAACGCTGGTGGACATGCTGCTGGCCGAAGGCGTGCGCGGCAAGACCGTGGCGGTGCAGCTGCACGGCTACACGGATGTCCGCCAGCTGGAACGGCTGCGGATGTCCGGCGCCACGGTACTGACCGTGACACCGTACCGCTGGGTCAAGCCCGACGGCGCCGACCGGCTCCCCCGCCTGATCGAGGCCGCCTGCAGCGGCAACCTGGACGTCCTCACCTTCACGAGTGCCCCCGCCGTGGACGCCATGTGGAGCACGGCCCACGAGATGGGGCTGTACAAGCAGCTCGTGGAGAGCCTCAAGACCACCGTGACGACCGCCGTCGTCGGTCCGGTAACCGCGCAGCCGCTGCTCGATGCCGGCATCACTCCGCTGGTGCCGGAGCGGTTCCGGATGGGCGCGCTGATCAGGCTGGTGTGCGAGCACCTCGCGCTGAACCATGTCCGCCGGCTGGACACACGCTCCGGAAACGTGGAACTGCGCGGCCGGTCGCTGCGCATTGACGGCGAGCCGGTGGAGATCGCCCCGGCGCCGCTGCTGCTGCTCCGCGCGCTCCTGGGCGCCGGCGGTGCGGTCCTTTCCCGGGAGTCCCTCTCCGAGCTCCTGGAACTCCGCGGCTCGGTGCACGCGCTGGACATGACGGTCAGCCGGCTCCGGTCCTCCCTGCCCGACGGCAAGCTCGTGGAAACAGTGGTGAAGCGCGGGTACCGCATCCGCGTCTAG
- the cobA gene encoding uroporphyrinogen-III C-methyltransferase, translated as MQLSIDLTGRDVLVTGSDFAARQAVRRYEAAGAVVSRLSTPQGAGHDGPLPERPFLVAAVDDGQTGWEPLLDRCRAAGIPVAAEPAAGRAGHVTLVGGGPGTGELLTVAAVKALRDADVVFYDRLAPYQELASLTSAELVDVGKRPGHHKVSQCDIEKLMVASALEGNNVVRLKGGDPYVFGRGGEEVASCVAAGVPVRVISGVTSAISVPAAAGIPVTHREVSHMFTVVSGHAPLTEKELTHLAGLGGTIVVLMGIGTLHHLAAGLRRAGMRADMPMAVVERGYRPGQKTTIAELGTIATAAAGCSNPAVLVIGEVVRVAEANRGHAEAEAELDRLAASLLGS; from the coding sequence ATGCAGCTCAGCATTGATCTCACCGGACGCGACGTCCTGGTCACCGGCTCGGATTTCGCCGCCCGCCAGGCCGTGCGCCGCTACGAAGCAGCCGGCGCCGTCGTCTCCCGCCTCAGCACCCCGCAGGGTGCCGGGCACGACGGTCCGCTGCCCGAGCGCCCGTTCCTCGTCGCGGCGGTCGACGACGGCCAGACCGGCTGGGAGCCGCTGCTGGACCGCTGCCGCGCCGCCGGCATTCCGGTGGCGGCCGAGCCGGCCGCCGGCCGGGCCGGCCACGTCACGCTGGTTGGCGGCGGCCCGGGCACCGGCGAGCTGCTGACCGTGGCGGCCGTCAAAGCCCTGCGGGATGCCGACGTCGTGTTCTACGACCGGCTGGCCCCGTACCAGGAGCTGGCGTCCCTCACCTCTGCCGAGCTGGTCGACGTCGGAAAGCGCCCGGGACACCACAAGGTGAGCCAGTGCGACATCGAGAAGCTCATGGTCGCTTCCGCTTTGGAAGGTAACAACGTGGTGCGCCTCAAGGGCGGTGACCCGTACGTCTTCGGCCGCGGCGGTGAGGAAGTTGCCTCCTGCGTCGCCGCCGGCGTCCCTGTACGGGTGATTTCCGGCGTAACGAGCGCCATCTCCGTGCCGGCTGCCGCCGGCATCCCCGTGACGCACCGCGAGGTCAGCCACATGTTCACCGTCGTGTCCGGCCACGCGCCGCTCACGGAGAAGGAACTGACGCACCTGGCCGGCTTGGGCGGAACCATCGTGGTGCTGATGGGCATCGGCACGCTGCACCACCTCGCCGCCGGCCTGCGTCGCGCGGGGATGCGCGCCGACATGCCCATGGCCGTGGTGGAGCGCGGCTACCGGCCGGGCCAGAAGACCACCATCGCCGAACTGGGCACCATCGCAACTGCCGCCGCCGGCTGCAGCAACCCCGCCGTCCTGGTGATCGGCGAGGTGGTGCGGGTGGCTGAGGCCAACCGCGGGCACGCCGAGGCCGAGGCGGAACTCGACCGTCTGGCGGCCTCGCTGCTGGGTTCGTGA